One stretch of Paenibacillus sp. AN1007 DNA includes these proteins:
- a CDS encoding Wadjet anti-phage system protein JetA family protein: protein MNIFDTIPENFFSVLSSGNKEIYVDALMLLHQMFKYELNIRVDDYISSLIAQIEDKSFMLEEDDEVTEVNLTSNVKARLILNRLVKTGWVDKEFLDGSFIEIITPRDYAIKVMKLLSELSDQTLHDYNSLVFATYSGLKQAKNEHQGQMYEAVLSAKTNTEQLTYELKRLYHGIRSYLRRIQEQSEVNVLLKNHFEEYKRMSDSIYHPIKTMDSIHRYMAPIQEILSDILADEELMDGMRSRAMTIRKYENDDEAGQEIISSIDYVLDVYQSIGGIVNEIDRKHNAYTKSSIEKIQYLMTADQSIKGKLVELLKEYSKSSDTKRTVIVEMLEKNIRVNRQEFIDGKSLYHKNVRSRRVNSEPLEITEDNTFSNAAMTGMLQQIKNGYPVERIRKYVNSLFKENESSINSETISINNDEDFVLLILAMVRANERGMNYKVQMNNGRLDRNGYIIPNMTFCKREVDHHVE, encoded by the coding sequence GTGAACATTTTTGACACAATTCCTGAAAATTTTTTCTCTGTGCTGTCATCGGGGAACAAAGAAATATATGTTGATGCGCTCATGCTGCTACATCAGATGTTCAAGTATGAACTTAATATACGGGTAGACGATTATATCTCGTCTTTGATAGCCCAAATTGAGGATAAATCCTTTATGCTCGAAGAAGATGACGAAGTAACCGAAGTCAACTTGACATCTAATGTTAAGGCGCGTTTGATATTGAACCGCCTGGTTAAAACGGGATGGGTAGATAAGGAGTTTCTGGATGGATCATTTATTGAAATTATTACTCCACGTGATTACGCCATTAAAGTAATGAAGCTTTTGAGTGAACTAAGTGATCAGACCCTGCACGATTATAACTCCCTCGTATTCGCGACTTATTCTGGTCTCAAGCAAGCTAAAAATGAACATCAAGGGCAAATGTATGAGGCAGTCTTGTCCGCAAAGACAAACACCGAGCAACTTACTTACGAGCTAAAAAGGCTTTATCATGGAATTCGCAGTTATTTGCGGAGAATACAGGAGCAGAGCGAAGTGAATGTGCTGCTGAAAAACCATTTTGAAGAATACAAAAGGATGTCCGACAGTATTTATCATCCGATTAAAACAATGGATTCTATTCATCGTTACATGGCACCAATTCAGGAGATACTGTCAGATATTCTTGCGGATGAAGAACTCATGGATGGAATGCGATCAAGAGCCATGACGATCCGAAAATATGAGAATGATGATGAGGCGGGGCAGGAGATCATATCTTCAATTGATTATGTTTTGGATGTATACCAGTCAATTGGAGGAATTGTGAATGAAATTGATAGAAAGCACAACGCATACACAAAAAGCTCTATTGAAAAAATCCAATACCTGATGACTGCAGACCAAAGTATCAAGGGAAAACTGGTTGAGCTGTTGAAAGAATACTCAAAATCCTCAGATACCAAGCGCACGGTAATCGTTGAAATGCTTGAAAAGAATATAAGAGTCAATCGACAAGAATTTATTGATGGAAAATCTCTCTATCATAAAAATGTACGTAGTAGGCGTGTCAATTCTGAACCGCTGGAAATCACAGAGGATAATACGTTTTCTAATGCGGCTATGACTGGAATGCTGCAACAAATTAAAAATGGATACCCCGTGGAAAGAATTCGAAAATATGTAAACAGTCTTTTCAAAGAAAATGAATCGTCTATTAATAGTGAGACAATATCGATTAATAACGATGAGGACTTTGTACTTCTGATACTGGCTATGGTTCGTGCTAATGAACGAGGCATGAATTACAAGGTGCAAATGAACAATGGTAGACTTGATAGAAATGGTTACATAATTCCTAATATGACGTTCTGCAAAAGAGAGGTGGACCACCATGTGGAATGA
- a CDS encoding protein kinase, with protein MNNSLLDAAERLKIGLLAKATDGEYPDPDYKEDLRILSTDNELNMMLPAFIRLNRSSSDFRRAMQTKFKGYAERRNFIDQELEPIFKYLEKYPSDKFEINIDAYELGEQLGNGGFGVVYKYHHKLLEVDFAVKIFEPVFVSNDDHIEGERRFFREAKMLFQLNSDYIVRVYDIGRIDGKPFIRMELVEGDTLLDFISQNGSVSFTRSIKPITAILKGLNYAHKMGVIHRDLKPSNIMVTKDGKFKIIDFGISAFLENENHTKLTKTGERVAGGAYTDPALINDPRLRDIRSDLYSVGAIWYYLLVGRSPVGGDARRVLLQSGNATELQSDIIFKCLTSDPVDRYQSCEEILAMLYPKEIVSSLPSAITMPNRITEITREAVFDYLTERYYDDCNTYVFSQSGAYQEPERVFHYYGKRNCVTFLNRLYDLENMPSRDSRLKTFKEEIQRHTVANEDYQYDWIFHDESLGLVAGNDEVLLKFLCEMFHPLVRSEKSDWQSVKESINELIKIDGYEIYESEKISGRSVFSYQYCI; from the coding sequence ATGAATAATTCACTTTTAGATGCTGCGGAGCGATTAAAAATAGGTTTGCTTGCCAAAGCTACAGATGGAGAGTATCCCGATCCGGACTATAAAGAAGATTTAAGAATTCTATCAACTGATAATGAATTAAATATGATGTTACCAGCTTTTATTCGATTGAATCGCTCTAGCTCAGATTTTAGAAGAGCTATGCAAACTAAATTTAAAGGCTACGCGGAACGTAGAAACTTTATTGATCAAGAATTAGAACCAATCTTTAAATACTTAGAAAAATATCCTAGTGACAAATTTGAAATTAATATTGATGCTTATGAATTAGGTGAACAGCTTGGTAATGGAGGATTTGGAGTAGTATATAAATACCACCACAAATTGTTAGAAGTTGATTTTGCTGTTAAAATATTCGAACCCGTATTTGTTTCTAACGATGACCATATAGAAGGTGAAAGACGTTTTTTTAGAGAAGCAAAGATGTTATTTCAATTAAACAGTGATTATATTGTTCGAGTGTACGACATAGGTCGCATAGATGGAAAACCATTTATTCGAATGGAGCTAGTGGAAGGGGATACATTACTTGATTTCATATCGCAGAATGGTTCAGTTTCTTTTACACGATCTATAAAACCTATTACTGCAATATTAAAGGGGTTGAATTATGCTCACAAAATGGGCGTAATTCACCGAGACTTAAAGCCCAGCAATATTATGGTCACAAAGGATGGAAAGTTCAAAATTATAGATTTTGGTATCAGTGCCTTCTTGGAGAATGAAAATCATACAAAACTAACGAAAACTGGAGAACGTGTAGCCGGTGGAGCATATACCGATCCTGCGTTGATAAATGATCCTAGATTACGTGATATAAGAAGCGATTTATATTCTGTAGGTGCAATTTGGTATTATCTATTAGTGGGACGATCTCCTGTTGGAGGAGATGCCCGGAGAGTTTTATTACAGTCTGGTAACGCCACAGAACTTCAAAGTGATATCATCTTTAAATGTTTGACTAGTGATCCTGTTGATCGTTATCAATCATGTGAAGAGATATTAGCCATGTTATATCCGAAGGAAATCGTATCCAGTTTACCTTCTGCTATTACAATGCCTAACAGAATTACAGAGATAACAAGAGAAGCGGTTTTTGATTACTTAACTGAACGTTATTATGATGATTGCAATACTTACGTATTTTCACAATCAGGTGCATATCAGGAGCCAGAACGTGTTTTTCACTATTATGGTAAAAGAAATTGTGTTACATTTCTCAATCGGTTATATGACTTGGAGAATATGCCAAGTAGAGATTCTCGTTTAAAAACATTCAAAGAGGAAATACAACGACACACTGTGGCGAATGAAGACTATCAGTATGATTGGATTTTTCACGATGAGAGCTTGGGATTAGTAGCTGGTAACGATGAAGTATTGCTTAAGTTTCTATGTGAAATGTTTCATCCATTAGTACGTTCAGAGAAAAGTGATTGGCAAAGTGTCAAAGAGAGTATCAATGAGCTAATAAAAATAGATGGATACGAAATATACGAAAGCGAAAAAATATCTGGGCGCTCTGTTTTCTCTTATCAATATTGTATTTGA
- a CDS encoding DUF4194 domain-containing protein yields MWNEKYIGLTTYEKGEFKRLANYLLSHTYMVRYEYQSSQQMTLPNYDYQIASRLFEILQDYFAVTGWRLEKDDNYGIMSLINIFDHNRLRIDRFTTLFLYTCRLIYEEEREQVNSFHTVKTDTQAVVEKMRILGLLDKGKTTQKERIEAQRTLAHHNIIQKMESSAWNNEGNQILILPSILSIISNQGINDMITELDELRVDDDTSTTGEQEE; encoded by the coding sequence ATGTGGAATGAGAAGTACATAGGACTTACTACTTATGAGAAAGGCGAGTTCAAACGTTTGGCGAATTACCTATTATCTCATACATATATGGTGCGATATGAATATCAGTCTTCACAGCAGATGACCTTGCCAAACTACGACTATCAGATCGCTTCACGTCTATTTGAAATTTTGCAAGATTATTTTGCGGTCACTGGCTGGAGGCTTGAAAAAGATGATAATTATGGAATCATGTCCTTAATAAATATATTTGACCATAATCGCCTGAGGATTGATCGATTCACTACATTGTTTTTATATACATGCCGTCTTATATACGAAGAAGAGCGAGAACAAGTAAATAGCTTCCATACGGTTAAAACAGATACTCAAGCAGTTGTTGAAAAAATGCGTATACTTGGTCTTCTTGATAAGGGGAAAACAACACAAAAAGAACGTATTGAGGCTCAAAGAACGCTTGCACATCATAATATTATTCAGAAAATGGAATCTTCTGCATGGAACAATGAAGGCAATCAAATTCTCATTCTTCCATCCATCTTATCTATTATTTCCAATCAAGGCATCAACGATATGATAACAGAATTAGATGAGCTTCGAGTAGATGACGACACTAGTACAACTGGAGAACAGGAGGAATAG
- a CDS encoding WXG100 family type VII secretion target has translation MSTIKVTPEQLHHVSSQVDQARQQLEHIQDNLSRQMMFLQAMWMGVTQERFYDDFARSRPVLQKALESMVYTSKELKDIAIRFENADAEKGSLGGVIGAVGAAAMMKSTGSDTGSEDKGYRMAQVDVLGRLMWMPVNEKGFPDQASLQAYEKDQGHLDINRMQAAGYVEEPEEDIHALQIKAFENRIHPFTGEPVSDKYAQIMLTSLKFSQIVMAFQMVRGSMPGRKGPFRLPASDPAVAKIKKNLEAAEVRKTSSTERTSNVRTFISTDKYVGETANAIEARYPGKVVDVNKKVYRDDGTPLTDYDIELDNAIIQVKQGGGKGATRQAINTASSTNKEVIVYLPNQISNSAVVKGLQKEGFQVFTSESDLINYVGR, from the coding sequence ATGAGTACAATCAAAGTAACACCTGAGCAGTTACATCACGTATCAAGTCAGGTGGATCAGGCGAGGCAGCAATTGGAGCATATCCAAGATAATCTCTCCAGGCAGATGATGTTCCTTCAAGCCATGTGGATGGGTGTGACACAGGAGCGCTTTTATGATGATTTTGCGCGGTCGCGTCCCGTACTACAGAAAGCACTTGAGAGTATGGTGTATACTTCGAAAGAGTTAAAGGATATCGCGATCCGGTTTGAGAATGCAGATGCGGAGAAAGGGAGTCTGGGCGGTGTTATTGGTGCTGTTGGTGCGGCAGCAATGATGAAGAGCACAGGGAGTGATACGGGTTCGGAGGACAAAGGCTACCGGATGGCACAAGTCGATGTCCTTGGTAGGCTGATGTGGATGCCTGTAAACGAAAAGGGTTTTCCCGATCAGGCATCTCTGCAAGCTTATGAGAAGGATCAGGGGCATTTGGATATCAATCGGATGCAAGCAGCAGGTTATGTGGAAGAGCCGGAGGAAGATATTCATGCGTTGCAGATTAAAGCTTTTGAAAATCGAATCCATCCCTTCACGGGCGAGCCTGTATCCGATAAGTATGCTCAGATCATGCTGACTTCTCTGAAGTTCAGCCAGATCGTTATGGCTTTTCAGATGGTTCGCGGAAGTATGCCTGGTCGCAAAGGTCCGTTTCGCTTGCCTGCTTCTGATCCGGCGGTGGCGAAGATTAAAAAGAATTTGGAAGCGGCTGAAGTGAGGAAAACTAGCAGTACTGAGCGTACTAGTAACGTTAGGACGTTTATTTCAACCGATAAATATGTAGGTGAAACTGCTAATGCTATTGAAGCAAGATATCCTGGTAAAGTGGTAGATGTAAACAAGAAAGTATATAGAGATGATGGAACACCATTGACAGATTATGATATTGAGCTTGATAACGCAATAATTCAAGTTAAACAAGGTGGTGGAAAAGGTGCGACGCGACAAGCAATAAATACTGCCTCAAGTACAAATAAAGAAGTTATTGTATATTTACCTAATCAAATTTCAAATTCTGCTGTTGTAAAAGGGCTTCAAAAAGAAGGGTTCCAAGTGTTTACAAGTGAATCAGACTTAATTAATTATGTGGGTAGGTAA
- a CDS encoding DUF2004 domain-containing protein, with the protein MKMNDSVFGELEHDYVWTKDMTIQFFENENKISLIIEGDEDGIFDEGQYLAYQALMKNWNDLQQIFLQSLLEYYQQRRYELGYDIAFNENYPLVETTDQILEMIELDGIVVPYGDIRDGRDIGVLFNCSWDKENGVGLRLLDEEVIEVGYQDIVI; encoded by the coding sequence ATGAAAATGAATGATTCAGTTTTCGGAGAGCTTGAACATGATTATGTGTGGACTAAGGACATGACTATTCAATTTTTTGAAAATGAAAACAAAATATCACTCATAATTGAAGGAGATGAAGATGGTATATTTGATGAAGGACAGTACCTGGCATATCAGGCATTAATGAAAAATTGGAATGATTTGCAACAAATTTTCTTACAATCACTCCTAGAGTATTATCAACAAAGGCGATATGAACTGGGTTATGATATTGCTTTTAATGAGAACTATCCCTTAGTTGAAACAACCGACCAAATTCTAGAGATGATTGAGTTAGATGGAATTGTTGTTCCCTATGGAGATATAAGGGACGGCCGAGATATTGGAGTACTATTTAATTGCTCATGGGACAAGGAAAATGGAGTGGGACTTCGTTTATTGGATGAAGAAGTGATTGAGGTAGGATACCAGGATATCGTAATTTAA
- a CDS encoding pentapeptide repeat-containing protein — MEEINVFNMFNLHKKWVETIGDEGEQLKLDEVDLRVFDLSEVLLEQSYLIDCTFDDLKLENVDFHSSLLASSTFINASLDKCDFYKSDLRYTDFSNCIIKNSRFSKADCWEAAFNNACLVDCNLINISFHLTDFRNARLENVDISVSTFKDALLNEVKLKSIKGIEEAFFQSINIGTPEKPVLLEKEEARKWFLEKCEP, encoded by the coding sequence ATGGAAGAAATAAATGTTTTTAATATGTTTAATTTGCATAAAAAGTGGGTTGAGACAATTGGTGATGAAGGTGAGCAGTTAAAGTTAGATGAAGTTGATTTAAGAGTTTTTGACTTATCCGAAGTATTACTTGAACAATCCTATTTAATAGATTGCACTTTTGATGATCTCAAACTGGAAAATGTTGATTTTCATTCATCATTATTAGCCTCATCAACGTTTATCAATGCATCTTTAGATAAATGTGACTTTTATAAATCAGATCTCAGGTATACGGATTTTTCCAACTGCATCATTAAAAATAGTAGATTTAGTAAAGCTGATTGTTGGGAAGCAGCATTTAATAACGCATGTTTAGTCGATTGTAATCTGATTAATATATCTTTCCATTTAACAGATTTTAGAAATGCAAGACTAGAAAATGTAGATATAAGTGTATCAACATTTAAAGATGCGTTGTTAAATGAAGTAAAACTAAAGAGTATTAAAGGGATAGAAGAAGCTTTTTTTCAGAGTATAAATATTGGCACACCGGAAAAACCAGTGTTGTTAGAAAAAGAAGAAGCTAGGAAATGGTTTTTAGAAAAGTGTGAACCCTAA